The DNA window GGGTTGTGCGCGACCGATGCGCGGAAGGTGATAAACCAGGCTCAGTGTCGGCGGGAGGTGCTTAAACTCGGCTATCGTCAGCCCCTGCAATTCACCAGTTCCCTCCGCCTCGTGCTCGAAAGGGGTTGCGACCAGCAGCTCGACACCCCACTGCGGGGTTAGAAAATATTCAATGTTCGCGCCCAGCTGGGTGTTACTGTTTAGCCCAATCCCGGATCGTCCGCCGCTCAGGCTGATAATAGACCGATTGAGTTCAACCTCTTCACTGGACTCCCTGGGATCGGTAGTGGTTGCACCTATTCGCACCAGAATATCCCCCGCTTCAAACGCTGCAGAAGCCTGTGCTCCCAGAACCAGAGCAAGGGTCAGGGGAGTCGCGATAATAATCGTTTTCATAGTGTTTCCTCAGATTCGAAAATGACCTGATGCCATTTAAGCCGGGGGCGACACTCCTGAAATTGATCTGGATTAACGGATTGCAACAAAATGGAGTCAGCGGCATTTCGCAGAATCAGCGCTGCCGCATAAAATCTTGACGAGAGTTATCCACACCCGAAAGCTGACGACCACAGGAATCGCTAGAAGGGGGCAATCAGTGCAGGTTGGAGCCCTTGGTCCGCGCACGCGAAACAGTATTCTCCGAGCTCACCGCAGATGACTTGCCATCAAATACCGACATATCTGCACGGTGGACCACATCCTCCAACGCCGTGTCACTCAGGCGCATTGCGGAGATTCCCACCGACACGCAGGGCTGGACGACCAACCCCTCATCCACGGCCACTGACACCTTGTTTGCCAGCCTACAGATATCCTCAGCAACCGTACGCGCATTGGCCAGATTGGTCCGGGTCAATAGCATCACAAATTCGTCACCACCAATTCGGCCAAACAGATCGTGCTCCCGCTTGCGAGCCATACACGTTTGCGCAAAGCTTTTCAGCACACGATCGCCTACAGAATGACCGAAGTTATCGTTGATCGCCTTAAACTTATCCAGATCGAAGTAGAGCAGACTGAACCCGGTACCGTGCCGTTTTGCCCGGCTGAATTCACGCGCAGCTTCAAGAAAAAACGCACGGCGACTCAAGCTGCCCGTGAGCTCGTCGTGCTGCGCCATTTGCAGTATCTGCTTGAGACATTGGCGGCGCTCAAGGTGAACAGCCACTCTGGCTTGCAACACCGCAGACGAGAAGGGCTTTCTCAAAAAGTCGATAGCCCCCAGACGCAGTGCTTCACACTCGAGCACCTCATCGCTATCCGCAGTAATCATAATGACCGCCACCCCCGTCCGTTCGCGAAACTGCTTTATTGCTCGCAACACTTCCAGACCGTCCATATCCGGCAGTCGATAATCCAACAGGATCAAGTCAATATCGGGTGATAACAGCTCGAGGGCTTCGCGGCCGCTGCGGGCGACTGAAATTTTCTGGCACTGACCCAGCACCGCTGAAAATGCGGTCAGAACTGTTTCGTCGTCATCGACGATCAGCACGTGGCCGGTGCTTTCGGTGCACAGAGTGTCCATGATATGTCGCAACATGGCGAACCCCTTGGTAGACGCAAGTTTACATCGCCGACACGCTCCTTTGCCGAGCAACAAACTACGGTCCATTATTGCAAGAACGCGGCAGAGTGCAGTGAGTAATTCTACTAATGACGTGATCAGTACGTCAGGAGGGAAGCGCTGCCCCGCAGTGGGGGCAGACTAGTGAGTAGCGGCAGGTTAAATAGAAAAAGACGAGCCACAACCGCAGGTAGTGGCGGCATTCGGGTTACTGACGACGAACCGAGAGCCCTCAAGGCCCTCGGTGTAATCCACTTGGGCGCCCTCGAGATACTGATAACTGAGCGGGTCCACCAACACCGTTACCCCATCTTTTTCAATCAAGGTGTCGTCTTCGTCAGCCAGCTCATCAAAGGTGAAGCCGTATTGAAAGCCAGAGCAGCCACCACCAGTCACAAAGACCCGCAATTTCAGCTCGTCATTGGCTTCCTCTTCAACCAGGCTTTTCACCTTGGCTACCGCACGTTCTGTTAACGCCAGTACGGTGGGCGTAAATTGCTCAACCGCAGACATAATGTCACCTCTATTTCTAACGGGCCGCTGTAAGCGACGTTAGCCAAAATTATCGTATTCCTGAGCAAATTGATCAAGAATTGCCGCCGGTCAGGGCAGCAGCGACACACCCTGAAGCCCTGCCGTCTCCGGCAACCCAAACATGATGTTCATATTCTGGATCGCCTGACCGGAGGCGCCTTTGACCAGATTATCAATTACCGACAACACGACCACCGTGTTGCGCCCCTGGGGTTTGTGCACCGCGATCCGGCACATATTGGCGCCGCGCACCGTGCGGGTTTGCGGCAGGCTACCCGGCGGCATGACGTCGACAAAGGGCGCATTGGCGTAGCGCTCTTCGAACAGGCTTTGCAGCTGCTCGACGCTGGTGTCAGGGTTGCTCACCTCGGAAAACAATGTGGCATGAATACCCCGAACTTGGGGCAGCAAGTGCGGCGTAAAGGTCAGTGATACCGGCCCCTTCGCGGCGACCATCAGCTCCTGCTCGATCTCAGGCAAGTGACGATGTCCGGCCACACCATAGGCCTTGAAGCTCTCGGAAAGTTCGGCAAACAAATTGTCAACCTTTGCCTGCCGGCCCGCCCCGCTGACCCCGGAGGCAGCGCTGGCGATCAACCGGCTTGGATCAACCAGTTTGCTCTCCAGCAGAGGAATGAAGCCCAACTCCACCGCAGTAGGGTAGCAGCCGGGACACGCAATCAGCTTGGCGTCGGCAATCGCAGCGGCGTTAGTCTCAGGCAGACCATATACCGCCTCGGCCAGCACGTCGGGGCACAAGTGCTCTTCGTTATACCACTTCGACCACAACGCCGCGTCGCGAATTCGAAAGTCTGCCGACAAATCCACAACCCGGGTACCGGCAGCCAGCAGCTCTGGCACCAGGTTCATCGCCACATTATGAGGCGTCGCAAAGAACACCACATCACAGCTGGACAGGGCGGCGACATCTGGAACGGTAAAGCGCAGGTCCACATAGCCCCGCAAACTTGGAAACAACTCGTCTACCGGCACACCATCTTCCGCCCGGGAGGTGATCATTGCCACCTCGGCATCGGGGTGAGCGGCAATCAATCGCAACAATTCCGCACCGGTGTAACCGGTACCGCCAACGATTCCAACTTTCAGCACTGTACTGTCCTCCGTTCCCCACCTGAGGGTTTCATTTATCTCGATCCAAGACCTGGGGGCCGGTTCGCTCCAGCGCCGCCGCATCGCTACTGCTCTGACCCGCTTCCGGCTCACGGGGTTTCATCATGGCTTCCCACCCCCGCAGCAGGTCCCGGGCAAGCACATGGTAAATCGGCTCCGGCATCACCAATTTGGATACCACTGAACCCACCAATGCCCCCACCATCAAGGCCGGCAAAATATCATGATTATTGCCGGTGAGCTCCAACACAATCACAAAAGCGGTCACTGGTCGCTGCACCACACCGGCAAAGTAACTGGCCATACCCACCAAAATTAGTGCCACTGGCGACACATCGCTAAACAGCGCCCCCATGGCAGCACCCAGCTCAGCACCAGAGGCCAGGCTGGGGGAAAAAATCCCACCTGGAATGCCGCTCAGGTAGGTCAGCGCGGTCGCCGCAATTTTCCCAAAAGCAGTGTACCAACTTCCCTCGGTTTCGCCCGCCAGCAGCGACTTGGCTTCCAGATAACCACTTCCCATGGTGAGTCCACCCGAGGCGATGCCCATGGCGGCCAATATCAGGCCAATCACCAGGGCAACCCGCATCGGCGCCCTGGCGATAAGTGGCGCAATAGCTCGGTTTCCCTCAACCAGCGCAAAACTGAACAGGCCGCCCAACAACCCGCAGAATAAGCTGGTAATAATCAAATAGGGATAGTGATCAAAGCTCATGGCGCTGACATCGGGCACGCCGAAGTAACTGTAGTGCCCGGCAAACGCCAGCACCACCACCCCAGAAAGGATAATGGCCAGAATCAAGGTCCCCGAGCTGCGCGCTTCCATCGACTGCTGCAGTTCTTCTACCGCAAACACGATCCCGGCCAACGGGGCATTAAATGCCGCCGATACCCCCGCGGCACCACCTGCCACGATCAAGCCACTCTCAACCTGCCGCCGCTTCAGCTTCGCCCAGACACCAAACTTGTACATCAGCGCGGCGCCCACGTGGACACTGGGACCCTCGCGGCCAACCGTCGCGCCCACCAGCAACCCGAAGCAGGTTAAGAAGACCTTGAGCAGCGCAACCCGAAGCGAAAGAAAACTCTCTCTAAGCCAGTGATAGCTCTGCTTGTGAACCAAAAGTACCTGGGGAATACCGCTGCCTTTGGCAGCTTTGCCGCCACGATTCATAATTGCAACGATGGTCATCAAACCCAGCGGCGTGATCCACAAAAAATGCCACGGATAGCGCTGAAAAACCTGATGAAAAACCTCAAAGCTCTCTTCCGAAAGCCAGGCAAAACCCTGAATCACCAACCCGACCGTCAGCGCCCCCACCCAGAACACCAGGCGTGTTTTCCAATCTTCGAGGGTACCGAGCTGGCGACGGGTGCGGCGATGACTGAGTAACCACCATAACCGCAGCCGCCGCCTCGCACGGGTGCGTACTTCTGGGCTCATTGCTGCCAGTGTCCTGTCAAAGGAGAATTGCGGAGACGATTCAAATAACGACGAGTGGGCGGCGCCCACGAAGGCAAAGCACGCATTGTATGCTATTTTACCGCCCTGCCCCAGTGCCCCGCGGGTAGCGCCCGAACCGCTGAGCATTATTGATCACTCAAGGAAGCGCGCCATGCTCTGGCTGAAAGCCTTTCACATTATTGCCGTGGTCTGCTGGTTTGCGGCACTGTTTTACTTACCGAGATTGTTTGTCTATCACGCGATGGCTGAAGACCTGACCAGCCGGGAGCGCTTCAAGGTGATGGAGCGCAAACTATACCGTGGTATTGCCAACCCCTCTGCACTCATTACCCTGATTCTGGGAGCGTGGATGGTTGCACTGGCACCAGACTATTACCTTTCGGCCGGTTGGTTCCACGCCAAAATTGGCCTGGTCGTACTGTTGATTGCATACCATCATGTCTGCGGCCGACTGCTACGTCAGTTCGCCAACGATACCAATCGCCGCAGCCACGTATTTTACCGCTGGTTTAATGAGGCCCCGGTGCTGGCACTGGTGGGCATTGTCATTCTCGTGGTGGTTAAACCCTTTTAAGCACCGGGTGGCCGACTGGCAATTCGAATGACAGCCGCCAGACGGATAAGCTTAGCCGCCATGACATGTCGAAGACGAGAGGCTGCAGCGCGCCTTACCGTAGGGCCGTCCCGCGGAGCCGGGCGCTGAAATGTCACTGAGCATCCTGGAATCTGCCCTGAACGGGTTTGCAGATTTTATATGGAGCGCCCCCACGGTGGTTCTGCTGGTGGGCGGCGGTCTGTTTCTGACCTGTTACTCTCGACTAGCCTGCTTTCGCTACTTCCCTCATGCCATTAACTTCTTGCGCAGCAAGTTCGACCGGCCGCAGGACCCGGGCCATGTGTCCCACGCCCAGGCTTTATCCACCGCGCTATCGAGCACCTTGGGGCTGGGCAATATTGCCGGTGTCGCGATTACGATCAGCACCGTCGGTCCCGGCGCGGTGTTTTGGATGTGGTTAACCGCCCTGATTGTCAGCGACGCATTTTCCGGTCAGGCGGTTGTTGACGGCACCCTCGGCAGCACCATCATGATCGGCGTGCGCCGGGGCGCCTTCTCTAACGAAGCAGGGATCGGCACCGAATCCATGGCCCACGGCGCAGCTCGAACCGACTAGCCCATTCGCGAAGGCCTGGTGGCCATGCTGGGCCCAGTCATCGACACCCTGCTCATGTGCACCTGTACCGCTCTGATCATCCTCCTGACCGGCACCTGGCAGAGCACCGACGGCGTGACCGGGGTCACTCTCACCGCAAACGCCATCGCTCAGGTATTTCCCAAAACCGGCGATATTTTGTTGCTGATCATGGTGGGGCTGCTCAGCTTCAGCACCATCGTGTCATTCTGGTTCTACGGCGCCAAATGCACCGGCTTTTTATTAGGCGCCCATCGTCAGCGCTATTACACCCCCGCCTACCTGCTGTTAATCATCGCCGGAGCGACGGTCTCCCTGGAATTGGTTAACGGCCTGGTGATTGGCATGTACGGCATGATGGCGATCCCCACCATGGTTTCAACCCTGCTGCTGGCCCCGCGGGTCAATCGCGCTCGGCAGGCTTACTTCTCTGCCGACGGGGATGGCCAGTAACGACCTTTGTCGGGATAATGAGCCCTCGCAAAAAGTCAGGAGTCAGCATGTCCCGCAACGAAGCTCTGTTTCAGGCCGCCCAGCGACATATTCCCGGCGGCGTCAATTCGCCCGTTCGCGCATTTAAAGCGGTTGGCGGAACCCCACGCTTTATTGAAAAGGCCCAGGGGCCCTACATCTTCGAT is part of the Spongiibacter taiwanensis genome and encodes:
- the argC gene encoding N-acetyl-gamma-glutamyl-phosphate reductase is translated as MLKVGIVGGTGYTGAELLRLIAAHPDAEVAMITSRAEDGVPVDELFPSLRGYVDLRFTVPDVAALSSCDVVFFATPHNVAMNLVPELLAAGTRVVDLSADFRIRDAALWSKWYNEEHLCPDVLAEAVYGLPETNAAAIADAKLIACPGCYPTAVELGFIPLLESKLVDPSRLIASAASGVSGAGRQAKVDNLFAELSESFKAYGVAGHRHLPEIEQELMVAAKGPVSLTFTPHLLPQVRGIHATLFSEVSNPDTSVEQLQSLFEERYANAPFVDVMPPGSLPQTRTVRGANMCRIAVHKPQGRNTVVVLSVIDNLVKGASGQAIQNMNIMFGLPETAGLQGVSLLP
- a CDS encoding chloride channel protein yields the protein MSPEVRTRARRRLRLWWLLSHRRTRRQLGTLEDWKTRLVFWVGALTVGLVIQGFAWLSEESFEVFHQVFQRYPWHFLWITPLGLMTIVAIMNRGGKAAKGSGIPQVLLVHKQSYHWLRESFLSLRVALLKVFLTCFGLLVGATVGREGPSVHVGAALMYKFGVWAKLKRRQVESGLIVAGGAAGVSAAFNAPLAGIVFAVEELQQSMEARSSGTLILAIILSGVVVLAFAGHYSYFGVPDVSAMSFDHYPYLIITSLFCGLLGGLFSFALVEGNRAIAPLIARAPMRVALVIGLILAAMGIASGGLTMGSGYLEAKSLLAGETEGSWYTAFGKIAATALTYLSGIPGGIFSPSLASGAELGAAMGALFSDVSPVALILVGMASYFAGVVQRPVTAFVIVLELTGNNHDILPALMVGALVGSVVSKLVMPEPIYHVLARDLLRGWEAMMKPREPEAGQSSSDAAALERTGPQVLDRDK
- a CDS encoding GGDEF domain-containing protein, whose protein sequence is MLRHIMDTLCTESTGHVLIVDDDETVLTAFSAVLGQCQKISVARSGREALELLSPDIDLILLDYRLPDMDGLEVLRAIKQFRERTGVAVIMITADSDEVLECEALRLGAIDFLRKPFSSAVLQARVAVHLERRQCLKQILQMAQHDELTGSLSRRAFFLEAAREFSRAKRHGTGFSLLYFDLDKFKAINDNFGHSVGDRVLKSFAQTCMARKREHDLFGRIGGDEFVMLLTRTNLANARTVAEDICRLANKVSVAVDEGLVVQPCVSVGISAMRLSDTALEDVVHRADMSVFDGKSSAVSSENTVSRARTKGSNLH
- the hemJ gene encoding protoporphyrinogen oxidase HemJ — encoded protein: MLWLKAFHIIAVVCWFAALFYLPRLFVYHAMAEDLTSRERFKVMERKLYRGIANPSALITLILGAWMVALAPDYYLSAGWFHAKIGLVVLLIAYHHVCGRLLRQFANDTNRRSHVFYRWFNEAPVLALVGIVILVVVKPF
- the erpA gene encoding iron-sulfur cluster insertion protein ErpA, whose translation is MSAVEQFTPTVLALTERAVAKVKSLVEEEANDELKLRVFVTGGGCSGFQYGFTFDELADEDDTLIEKDGVTVLVDPLSYQYLEGAQVDYTEGLEGSRFVVSNPNAATTCGCGSSFSI
- a CDS encoding OmpW/AlkL family protein, producing MKTIIIATPLTLALVLGAQASAAFEAGDILVRIGATTTDPRESSEEVELNRSIISLSGGRSGIGLNSNTQLGANIEYFLTPQWGVELLVATPFEHEAEGTGELQGLTIAEFKHLPPTLSLVYHLPRIGRAQPYAGVGLNYTFLFDEEITAEADAAFAGLGLNDGKLKLDDSFGVAVQLGVDFHIDNHWLVNASVRWIDLETDAEIRFAGGNKVTSTIEVDPFVYTLSVGYLF